A genomic stretch from Verrucomicrobiota bacterium includes:
- a CDS encoding DUF1446 domain-containing protein codes for MKSKPILIGNAQGFWGDSVDAPARLVSQQPDLHYLTLDYLAEVSMSILALQKERDPTAGYARDFVEVVRSLIPLWKKGSKVRVITNAGGLNPLGCAQACAEVLRQAGNRPMKLGVVTGDDVLPVVRAADAKGAKSKLFANLETGESIAKVFDSLITASAYLGAQPVAEALAAGTDIVITGRVADPSLTVAPCMAEFGWSPNDHDRIAGATIAGHLIECGTQVTGGISTDWLAIPDPANIGFPVVEVSADGTCVVTKPKRTGGVVNERTVKEQLLYEIGDPDNYLSPDVTVSFLSLQVRQEGKDRVRVSGAKGRPATSSYKVSASYRDGFWAQGALTIFGRDAVAKARRCGEIILQRVRAAGYELQRSQVECLGAGACLPGSLDKSIEAELLETVLRVTVADPRREAVERFAKEMSPLITSGPQGVTGYAAGRPRVHPVFGYWPCLIEKKLVKPQVTILNTNQ; via the coding sequence GTGAAATCGAAACCCATTCTAATCGGCAACGCGCAGGGCTTCTGGGGTGACAGCGTCGATGCGCCCGCGCGCTTGGTGTCGCAACAGCCGGACCTCCACTATCTGACGCTTGATTATCTGGCGGAGGTTTCGATGTCGATCCTCGCCCTCCAGAAGGAACGCGACCCGACCGCCGGCTACGCGCGCGATTTTGTCGAGGTGGTTCGTTCGCTGATTCCGTTGTGGAAGAAAGGGTCGAAGGTGCGGGTAATCACCAACGCCGGTGGTCTGAATCCGCTGGGTTGCGCGCAGGCGTGCGCCGAAGTCTTGCGTCAAGCCGGAAACCGACCGATGAAACTCGGCGTCGTGACCGGCGATGACGTTTTGCCAGTTGTTCGAGCGGCAGACGCGAAAGGCGCGAAGTCGAAGTTGTTCGCCAATCTTGAAACCGGCGAATCCATCGCGAAGGTTTTTGATTCATTGATCACCGCGAGTGCTTATCTCGGCGCGCAGCCGGTGGCGGAGGCGTTGGCCGCGGGCACGGACATTGTGATTACCGGTCGCGTGGCCGATCCGAGTCTGACCGTGGCGCCTTGCATGGCCGAGTTTGGCTGGTCGCCAAACGATCACGATCGAATTGCCGGCGCGACCATCGCCGGGCATTTGATTGAATGCGGCACCCAAGTGACCGGCGGCATTTCGACGGACTGGCTGGCGATTCCTGATCCGGCGAACATCGGTTTCCCGGTGGTCGAGGTGAGTGCAGACGGAACCTGCGTCGTCACGAAACCAAAGCGAACCGGCGGGGTTGTGAATGAGCGAACCGTCAAGGAGCAGTTGCTGTATGAAATCGGAGATCCTGACAATTACCTCAGCCCTGACGTGACGGTTTCATTTCTTTCGTTGCAAGTTCGTCAGGAAGGCAAAGACCGCGTGCGGGTCAGCGGCGCGAAAGGTCGTCCCGCCACTTCCAGTTACAAGGTGAGCGCTTCGTATCGCGACGGTTTTTGGGCGCAGGGAGCGCTGACGATTTTTGGTCGCGACGCGGTGGCCAAGGCGCGTCGTTGTGGCGAAATCATTTTGCAACGAGTGCGTGCCGCAGGGTATGAACTCCAGCGCTCCCAAGTGGAGTGTCTGGGTGCCGGCGCTTGTTTGCCGGGGAGCTTGGATAAATCTATCGAGGCAGAACTCTTGGAAACCGTGTTGCGAGTGACGGTGGCTGATCCGCGCCGCGAGGCCGTGGAGCGGTTTGCGAAGGAGATGTCGCCGCTGATCACGAGCGGGCCACAGGGTGTCACCGGTTATGCGGCTGGGCGACCGCGCGTGCATCCGGTCTTTGGCTATTGGCCCTGCTTGATTGAAAAGAAGCTGGTGAAACCGCAAGTGACAATTCTGAACACGAATCAATGA